One genomic region from Haloarcula sp. DT43 encodes:
- a CDS encoding AMP-dependent synthetase/ligase: MTAGTHPAWRSAEAEHTDEVVADDTLGEMFAASAARNADTTAQLYKGGVYDRSLTDDVVPEAPDGDFAALSYERMHHLVKNLTAGFRSLGVAPDTRVGILADTRMEWALTDFALLSAGGVVTTVYTDSSPKQVQYLLSDPEADAVVVENGEMLDRVLAVEADLSLSFIVVMDDTDVDREDVYTLGTVYRRGEEAFSETAYRSWLDERDPDDLASLIYTSGTTGQPKGVRLTHRNFRANVNQTRKRMGPRPDKPPDLPTISAATRSIAFLPLAHVFERLAGHFLMYASGAAVSYAESPDTLAEDLRTVRPTTGASVPRVYERIFDTMRTEAGGSPVKKRIFDWSLDVARDYARADDPGPILAAKHALADRLVYSTVEERLGGNIEFMVSGGGSLSKRLSETFLGMGLPILEGYGLTETAPVLTVNPAEDIRPGTLGPPVPDVDIRLDTGVVDASEFDDVTGEVGELLVDGPNVTAGYWNDPDATERAFTEIDGTRWFRTGDIVERTADDFLVYHDRLKELLVLSTGKNVAPQPIEDRFATSDRVDQVMVVGDDRKFVGAIIVPDFEALRRWADSEGVALPEDPEALCEDERVRAWVQTAVDAVNADLERVERIKAFALVSREWTAENDLLTPSMKKKRRNIRSAHREKLAEIYGDHAEAA; this comes from the coding sequence ATGACCGCGGGCACCCATCCGGCCTGGCGTTCGGCCGAGGCGGAACACACTGACGAGGTCGTCGCCGACGACACGCTGGGCGAGATGTTCGCCGCGAGCGCGGCGCGGAACGCCGACACGACGGCCCAGCTGTACAAGGGCGGGGTCTACGACCGGTCGCTGACCGACGACGTGGTGCCCGAGGCACCCGACGGCGACTTCGCCGCCCTCAGCTACGAGCGGATGCATCACCTGGTCAAGAATCTGACCGCGGGGTTCCGGAGTCTCGGCGTCGCCCCGGACACCCGCGTCGGCATCCTGGCCGACACGCGGATGGAGTGGGCGTTGACCGACTTCGCCCTGCTGTCCGCCGGTGGCGTGGTGACGACCGTCTACACGGACTCCTCGCCGAAGCAGGTCCAGTACCTGCTGTCGGACCCGGAAGCCGACGCAGTCGTCGTCGAGAACGGCGAGATGCTGGACCGGGTCCTGGCCGTCGAGGCGGACCTCTCGCTGTCGTTCATCGTCGTCATGGACGACACCGACGTGGACCGCGAGGACGTCTACACGCTCGGAACGGTGTATCGGCGCGGTGAGGAGGCGTTCAGCGAGACGGCCTACCGGTCCTGGCTGGACGAGCGCGACCCCGACGATTTGGCCAGTCTCATCTACACCTCCGGGACGACGGGCCAGCCGAAGGGGGTCCGGCTCACCCACCGCAACTTCCGGGCGAACGTCAACCAGACGCGCAAGCGGATGGGACCGCGGCCGGACAAGCCCCCGGACCTGCCGACGATTTCCGCGGCCACGCGCTCGATAGCCTTCCTGCCGCTGGCTCACGTGTTCGAGCGCCTCGCGGGGCACTTCCTGATGTACGCCTCCGGCGCGGCCGTGAGCTATGCCGAGAGCCCGGACACGCTGGCCGAGGACCTCCGGACGGTCCGGCCCACCACCGGCGCGAGCGTCCCGCGGGTCTACGAGCGGATTTTCGACACGATGCGCACGGAGGCCGGCGGCTCCCCGGTGAAAAAACGGATTTTCGACTGGTCGCTCGACGTGGCCCGCGACTACGCCCGCGCCGACGACCCGGGGCCGATACTCGCCGCCAAGCACGCGCTCGCGGACCGCCTCGTCTACAGCACCGTCGAGGAGCGACTCGGCGGGAACATCGAGTTCATGGTCAGCGGCGGCGGCAGCCTCTCGAAACGGCTCTCTGAGACGTTTTTGGGCATGGGACTGCCGATACTGGAGGGGTACGGACTCACGGAGACCGCGCCGGTCCTGACCGTGAATCCGGCCGAGGATATCCGGCCCGGAACCCTGGGACCGCCGGTCCCGGACGTCGACATCCGCCTCGATACCGGCGTCGTCGACGCCAGCGAGTTCGACGACGTCACCGGCGAGGTCGGCGAACTGCTCGTCGACGGCCCGAACGTCACGGCGGGGTACTGGAACGACCCCGACGCGACGGAGCGGGCCTTCACGGAGATCGACGGGACCCGGTGGTTCCGCACCGGCGACATCGTCGAGCGGACCGCCGACGACTTCCTCGTCTACCACGACCGGCTGAAGGAACTGCTCGTCCTCTCGACCGGGAAGAACGTCGCGCCCCAGCCCATCGAGGACCGGTTCGCGACGAGCGACCGGGTCGACCAGGTCATGGTCGTCGGCGACGACCGGAAGTTCGTCGGCGCGATAATCGTCCCGGACTTCGAGGCGCTCCGCCGGTGGGCCGACAGCGAGGGCGTCGCCCTCCCCGAGGACCCCGAAGCCCTGTGCGAGGACGAACGCGTCCGGGCGTGGGTACAGACGGCGGTCGACGCGGTCAACGCGGACCTGGAACGCGTCGAGCGAATCAAGGCGTTCGCGCTCGTCTCCCGGGAGTGGACCGCCGAGAACGACCTGCTCACCCCGTCGATGAAGAAGAAGCGCCGCAACATCCGCAGCGCACACCGCGAGAAACTCGCCGAGATATACGGCGACCACGCCGAGGCCGCCTGA
- a CDS encoding DUF7576 family protein codes for MVDPTSDHHEDIDEDEAPECATCGAPIANEVTHRVITWIEDNSVETAHFCDEDCRREWQ; via the coding sequence ATGGTCGACCCGACATCGGATCACCACGAAGACATCGACGAGGACGAGGCGCCGGAGTGCGCGACCTGCGGTGCCCCTATCGCCAACGAAGTGACACACCGCGTCATCACGTGGATAGAGGACAACAGCGTCGAAACGGCCCACTTCTGCGACGAGGACTGCCGGCGAGAGTGGCAGTAA
- the glmU gene encoding bifunctional sugar-1-phosphate nucleotidylyltransferase/acetyltransferase, giving the protein MQAVVLAAGQGTRMRPLTDNTPKPMLPVADRPLVAHTADTAIEAGADELVFVVGYEADAVRSYFGDEYGGVPVNFAVQEEQRGTADAVAAAKAHLDGPFAVLNGDNLYDAESLGALFDAAPSVAAYRVDDPRNYGVLSTEGDAVTDIVEKPADPPTDLANAGAYVFPAEARNWLDVPLSDRGEREITDVLARVIAESTVTAVEVDRWLDVGRPWELLAANEWKLGELEGRLDGEVRGDADLRGDVVVEEGAVVEPGVVIEGPALVRSGAHVGPNAYVRGATLLGEDTHVGHGVEVKNTVLMADSNVPHVSYVGDSVVGRDVNFGAGTQVANLRHDGDPVRMTVKGDRVSTGRRKFGVVAGDGAKTAINTSLNAGVVLSSGATTTPGESVTRDR; this is encoded by the coding sequence ATGCAAGCAGTCGTACTCGCGGCGGGGCAGGGGACGCGCATGCGGCCGTTGACTGACAACACGCCGAAACCGATGCTCCCGGTCGCGGACCGGCCGCTGGTGGCACACACCGCCGACACGGCCATCGAGGCGGGGGCCGACGAGCTCGTCTTCGTCGTCGGCTACGAGGCCGACGCGGTCCGGTCGTACTTCGGCGACGAGTACGGCGGCGTCCCGGTCAACTTCGCCGTCCAGGAGGAGCAACGGGGGACCGCTGATGCCGTCGCCGCCGCGAAAGCGCACCTCGACGGCCCCTTCGCGGTGCTCAACGGCGACAACCTCTACGACGCCGAGAGTCTCGGTGCCCTCTTCGACGCCGCGCCGTCGGTCGCCGCTTACCGCGTCGACGACCCGAGGAACTACGGCGTGTTGTCCACCGAGGGCGACGCCGTCACCGACATCGTCGAGAAGCCGGCCGACCCGCCGACCGACCTGGCGAACGCCGGGGCGTACGTCTTCCCGGCCGAGGCCCGAAACTGGCTGGATGTCCCCCTCAGCGACCGCGGCGAGCGGGAAATCACGGACGTGCTCGCGCGAGTCATCGCGGAGTCGACGGTCACCGCCGTCGAGGTGGACCGCTGGCTCGACGTGGGCCGGCCCTGGGAACTGCTCGCGGCCAACGAGTGGAAGCTCGGCGAACTGGAGGGCCGCCTCGACGGCGAGGTTCGGGGCGACGCCGACCTGCGCGGTGACGTCGTCGTCGAGGAGGGGGCGGTCGTCGAACCCGGCGTCGTCATCGAGGGGCCGGCGCTGGTCCGCTCGGGCGCACACGTCGGACCGAACGCCTACGTCCGCGGCGCGACTCTCCTGGGCGAGGACACCCACGTCGGCCACGGCGTCGAGGTGAAGAACACGGTGCTGATGGCCGATTCGAACGTCCCTCACGTCTCCTACGTGGGCGACAGCGTCGTCGGACGCGACGTCAACTTCGGCGCTGGCACGCAGGTGGCGAACCTGCGCCACGACGGCGACCCGGTCCGGATGACAGTGAAAGGCGACCGCGTGTCGACTGGGCGGCGGAAGTTCGGCGTCGTCGCGGGCGACGGCGCGAAAACGGCCATCAACACGAGCCTGAACGCCGGCGTCGTCCTGTCTTCGGGGGCGACCACCACACCCGGCGAGTCCGTGACGCGGGACCGATGA